One Methylobacterium sp. AMS5 genomic region harbors:
- the hflX gene encoding GTPase HflX produces the protein MTEILPPGEARLQAKAAPEGEIAAATRTLVLGPYLTRAAQRLAPGQTETVRSDEARLDEAVGLAAAIELDVTQAISVHLQRPRPSTYLGKGRVEEIAGLIKAEEIGLVVMDCALSPVQQRNLEKAWGAKVIDRTGLILEIFGRRASTREGTLQVEHAHLAYQKSRLVRSWTHLERQRGGFGFLGGPGETQIEADRRMIQERMTRIERDLEAVTRTRGLHRKSRARVPYPIVALVGYTNAGKSTLFNALTKAEVRAQDMLFATLDPTARATKLPHGETVILSDTVGFISDLPTSLIAAFRATLEDVIEADILLHVRDVSHGDTQAQAEDVEGVLRELGIEADAERIIEVWNKADLLDEGERTRLLNLSAAHRGAGPAPILISALTGEGLPELTERIEGQVARARSTFAVTLPPEDGAALNWLYENAEVLDRQSETGGAIALTIRIAPEKEPRFLNRFEAAQRVGGPQSSPAA, from the coding sequence ATGACTGAAATCCTTCCGCCCGGCGAAGCGCGCCTGCAGGCGAAGGCCGCCCCCGAGGGCGAGATTGCCGCCGCGACCCGCACGCTGGTTCTCGGCCCCTATCTCACACGCGCCGCTCAGCGGCTCGCCCCCGGACAGACGGAAACCGTGCGCTCAGACGAGGCGCGGCTCGACGAAGCGGTCGGATTGGCGGCCGCCATCGAGCTCGACGTCACCCAGGCGATCTCGGTGCATCTCCAGCGCCCGCGTCCCTCGACCTATCTCGGCAAGGGCCGGGTCGAGGAGATCGCCGGGCTCATCAAGGCCGAGGAGATCGGCCTCGTGGTGATGGATTGCGCGCTCTCGCCGGTGCAGCAGCGCAATCTCGAAAAGGCTTGGGGCGCCAAGGTCATCGACCGCACCGGCTTGATCCTCGAGATTTTCGGCCGGCGCGCCTCGACCCGCGAGGGCACGCTTCAGGTCGAGCACGCCCATCTCGCCTATCAGAAGTCCCGTCTCGTGCGGTCGTGGACTCACTTGGAGCGGCAGCGCGGCGGCTTCGGCTTCCTCGGCGGCCCCGGTGAGACCCAGATCGAGGCTGATCGGCGGATGATTCAGGAGCGGATGACCCGGATCGAGCGCGATCTCGAAGCCGTCACCCGTACCCGCGGTCTCCACCGCAAGAGCCGGGCGCGGGTGCCTTATCCGATCGTGGCGCTGGTCGGTTACACCAATGCCGGCAAGTCGACGCTGTTCAATGCCCTGACCAAGGCCGAGGTGCGGGCGCAGGACATGTTGTTCGCCACCCTCGATCCAACCGCGCGGGCGACCAAGCTGCCGCACGGCGAGACGGTGATTCTCTCCGACACGGTGGGCTTCATCTCCGACCTTCCGACCTCCCTGATCGCCGCCTTCCGCGCCACACTGGAAGACGTGATCGAGGCGGACATCCTGCTGCACGTGCGCGACGTCTCGCATGGCGATACCCAGGCCCAGGCCGAGGATGTCGAGGGCGTGCTGCGCGAACTCGGAATCGAGGCGGATGCGGAGCGGATCATCGAGGTGTGGAACAAGGCCGACCTCCTCGACGAGGGCGAGCGCACCCGTCTGCTCAATCTCAGCGCCGCGCATCGCGGTGCCGGGCCGGCCCCGATTCTCATCTCAGCCCTGACGGGGGAAGGTCTTCCGGAACTCACCGAGCGGATCGAGGGGCAGGTGGCGCGGGCGCGCTCGACCTTCGCGGTGACGCTTCCGCCCGAGGACGGCGCCGCTCTCAACTGGCTCTACGAGAACGCCGAGGTCCTCGATCGCCAATCCGAGACCGGCGGCGCGATCGCCCTGACGATCCGCATCGCGCCGGAGAAGGAACCCCGCTTTCTCAACCGGTTCGAGGCGGCCCAGCGCGTCGGCGGTCCGCAGAGTTCTCCGGCCGCGTAG
- a CDS encoding carbonic anhydrase, producing MDGIIQGLSNFRGTVFPGQQQMYQRLVRDGQQPQALIIACADSRVSPEHITQAGPGDLFVCRNAGNIVPPFSQQNGGVSSAIEYAVVALGVLDIVICGHSDCGAMKGLMNPEALSNMPNVAAWLRHSHAAKQIVCEAYPEGMDPKERHRAVALENVVVQLSNLRTHPSVATALARGKLRLHGWFFEIESGQVLAYCGERSRFIPIDEATGVPVAQASASRIATPEFAGPEAVPHAIAAE from the coding sequence GTGGACGGCATCATCCAAGGCCTCTCGAACTTCCGGGGAACGGTCTTTCCGGGCCAGCAGCAGATGTATCAGCGGCTGGTGCGCGACGGCCAGCAGCCGCAGGCGCTCATCATCGCCTGCGCCGATTCCCGCGTTTCGCCCGAGCACATCACGCAGGCCGGTCCGGGCGACCTGTTCGTATGCCGGAACGCCGGCAACATCGTGCCGCCCTTCTCGCAGCAGAACGGCGGCGTGTCCTCCGCGATCGAGTACGCGGTCGTCGCACTCGGCGTGCTCGACATCGTGATCTGCGGTCATTCCGATTGCGGCGCCATGAAGGGACTTATGAATCCCGAGGCGCTAAGCAACATGCCCAACGTGGCGGCGTGGCTGCGCCACAGCCATGCGGCGAAACAGATCGTCTGCGAAGCCTATCCCGAGGGCATGGACCCGAAGGAGCGCCACCGCGCCGTCGCCCTCGAAAACGTCGTGGTGCAGCTCAGCAATCTTCGCACCCACCCGAGCGTGGCGACAGCTTTGGCCCGCGGCAAGCTCAGACTGCACGGCTGGTTCTTCGAAATCGAGAGTGGCCAGGTGCTCGCCTATTGCGGCGAGCGCAGCCGCTTCATCCCCATCGACGAAGCCACGGGGGTCCCCGTCGCCCAGGCTTCGGCGTCGCGGATCGCCACCCCCGAATTCGCCGGCCCCGAAGCCGTCCCCCACGCCATCGCAGCGGAGTAG
- a CDS encoding SulP family inorganic anion transporter has translation MRASLARLMPSTIGRDLPASFVVFLVAMPLCMGIAMASGVPAERGLITGMIGGIVVGFLAGSPLQVSGPAAGLAVIVFEFVREHGIDALGPVLVAAGAIQLLAGALRVGGWFRAISPAVVHGMLAGIGILIVLAQIHVLTDALPKASGLDNLVAIPAAFFNFVSGPDGNRPGAVIVGLATIVAMIGWEKVRPAKLKLIPGALMGVLAGTLVAAVGSMDVKRVEVPENIFSAVTMPGMGDWSRLAEPAMILMAVTLAVIASAESLLSAAAVDRMHDGPRTQYNRELGAQGIGNILCGLAGGLPMTGVIVRSSANVQAGAATRASTILHGSWILAFLLVLPMVLKVVPTASLAGILVVTGWRLVSPAHAFHLHERYGLPTAAIWLATMVMVVATDLLTGVLTGLALSLVQVIPHYLRGPLKIEGGAAQTMQGGALQAVPELRLSGSATFLQLPHLTAALERTPEGSPVRLEAQDLRHVDHTCLEMIREWATRRAKTGSRVEVVGGGASGLHHSLAMVAHAAPKD, from the coding sequence ATGCGCGCCTCCCTCGCCCGGCTGATGCCGTCGACCATCGGCCGGGATCTTCCGGCCTCCTTCGTCGTCTTCCTCGTGGCGATGCCCCTCTGCATGGGCATTGCCATGGCCTCCGGTGTTCCAGCCGAGCGCGGTCTCATCACCGGCATGATCGGCGGCATCGTCGTCGGCTTCCTCGCCGGCTCGCCGCTTCAGGTCAGCGGCCCGGCCGCGGGCCTTGCCGTCATCGTCTTCGAGTTCGTGCGTGAGCACGGTATCGACGCGCTCGGGCCGGTCCTCGTCGCGGCCGGCGCCATCCAGCTTCTTGCCGGGGCGCTCCGGGTCGGCGGCTGGTTCCGGGCGATCTCCCCGGCGGTCGTGCACGGCATGCTCGCCGGCATCGGCATCCTGATCGTGCTGGCCCAGATCCACGTGTTGACGGACGCGCTACCCAAGGCCAGCGGCCTCGACAACCTCGTCGCCATCCCCGCCGCGTTCTTCAACTTCGTCTCCGGTCCGGACGGCAACCGCCCCGGCGCCGTGATCGTCGGCCTCGCCACCATCGTTGCGATGATCGGTTGGGAGAAGGTCCGTCCGGCCAAGCTCAAGCTGATCCCCGGTGCGCTGATGGGCGTCCTGGCCGGCACGCTCGTCGCGGCCGTCGGCAGCATGGATGTCAAGCGCGTCGAGGTGCCGGAGAACATCTTCTCCGCCGTGACCATGCCGGGGATGGGCGACTGGAGCCGTCTGGCCGAGCCGGCGATGATCCTGATGGCGGTCACCCTTGCGGTCATCGCCAGCGCGGAGAGCCTGCTCTCGGCGGCGGCGGTGGACCGGATGCATGACGGCCCGCGCACGCAGTACAACCGCGAACTCGGGGCGCAGGGTATCGGCAACATCCTCTGCGGCCTCGCGGGCGGCCTGCCGATGACCGGCGTGATCGTCCGCTCCTCGGCCAACGTCCAGGCGGGCGCGGCGACGCGAGCCTCCACCATCCTGCACGGGAGCTGGATCCTCGCCTTCCTGCTGGTCCTGCCGATGGTGCTGAAGGTCGTGCCGACCGCCTCCCTCGCCGGCATCCTCGTCGTGACGGGCTGGCGCCTCGTGAGCCCCGCCCACGCCTTCCACCTGCACGAGCGTTACGGCCTGCCGACCGCCGCGATCTGGTTGGCTACCATGGTGATGGTCGTCGCCACCGACCTGTTGACCGGTGTTCTCACGGGCCTCGCGCTCAGCCTCGTTCAGGTGATCCCGCACTACCTGCGTGGTCCGCTCAAGATCGAGGGTGGCGCGGCGCAGACCATGCAGGGCGGAGCGCTTCAGGCGGTGCCGGAACTGCGGCTCTCGGGCTCGGCGACCTTCCTCCAACTGCCGCACCTCACTGCGGCGCTGGAGCGGACGCCGGAAGGCTCGCCGGTCCGGCTCGAAGCGCAGGATCTGCGCCACGTCGATCACACCTGCCTGGAGATGATCCGGGAATGGGCGACGCGGCGGGCGAAGACCGGGTCCAGGGTCGAGGTCGTCGGCGGCGGCGCGAGCGGCCTGCACCACAGCCTCGCGATGGTCGCCCACGCTGCGCCGAAGGACTGA
- the hfq gene encoding RNA chaperone Hfq, whose product MAGERAQNLQDTFLNHVRKNKIPLTIFLVNGVKLQGVVTWFDNFCVLLRRDGHSQLVYKHAISTIMPGHPVQLFEPDETAPEKA is encoded by the coding sequence ATGGCGGGCGAGCGCGCTCAGAACCTCCAGGACACGTTCCTGAATCATGTCCGTAAGAACAAGATCCCGCTGACGATCTTCCTCGTCAATGGGGTCAAGCTTCAAGGTGTCGTGACCTGGTTCGACAACTTCTGCGTCCTGCTCCGTCGGGACGGGCACTCGCAGCTCGTCTACAAGCACGCGATCTCGACGATCATGCCGGGTCATCCGGTGCAGCTGTTCGAGCCGGACGAAACGGCGCCTGAAAAGGCCTGA
- a CDS encoding DUF305 domain-containing protein — protein MSKTILAVLVASILAGTALAQDPHHHHGHGQPDPKAAVQDSAATKAFREADARMHREMDIRYTNDIDLDFVRGMIPHHRGAIEMAKIALEHSRDPEIRKLAEDIVKAQDTEIAQMEAFLKRKQAARHR, from the coding sequence ATGTCGAAAACAATCCTCGCGGTTCTCGTCGCCAGTATTTTGGCCGGCACAGCCCTCGCTCAGGACCCGCACCACCATCACGGGCACGGTCAACCGGACCCGAAGGCCGCGGTGCAGGACAGCGCGGCGACCAAGGCGTTTCGCGAGGCCGACGCCCGCATGCACCGCGAGATGGACATCCGCTACACCAACGACATCGATCTCGATTTCGTGCGCGGGATGATCCCGCATCATCGCGGTGCGATCGAGATGGCGAAGATCGCCCTCGAACACTCGAGGGATCCCGAGATCCGCAAGCTCGCCGAAGACATCGTGAAGGCGCAGGATACGGAAATCGCGCAGATGGAAGCCTTCCTCAAGCGCAAGCAAGCGGCCAGGCACCGCTGA
- a CDS encoding efflux RND transporter periplasmic adaptor subunit, translated as MSIRLAAALRALAVSLVLAAASAAGSAALAHEGHSHGDEVPALPAQTTPRAEAASATFELVAVASGNRIRFYLDRFSSNEPVNGAEIEIETPDGPAETRAVGDGVYEIAAPWLAGGRRYDLLATVTADGMTDVLALDLHLPEPEAAAMPVQAEASAWLAHLRRHLTHQGPIGAAAGGFLLGLAVIMLVRARRALPAFAVLALTLTLLLGTAALAHEGHAHETDRPGEGGAAAVEGVALTAPMAVPVERARRLPGGAVFVPKSTQRLLALRTGLTGIADHRRTVELPGRVIADPNASGVVQSSVGGRLAPPPGGFPNLGTRVRKGEVLATVTPPVQAVDLSDMRQTQGDLDQQIAITGRKVARYERLAATGAVAQTALEDARAELAGLKDRRAALDTIRRAPEELIAPVDGVVAERAAVAGQMAAAGTMVFRIVDPDKLYVEALSFVGLEPGATATARLPDGRTLALASRGAGLADRNQAVPVQFAITGSTEGVRLGQFVTVMAPTGETIGGLAVPRAGIVRTESGAVVYEHVSAERFEPRPVRVEPLDAEQVIVAGGLGAGRRVVVQGAELLDQVR; from the coding sequence ATGTCCATCCGTCTTGCGGCGGCGCTTCGGGCGCTGGCTGTCTCGCTCGTGCTCGCCGCCGCATCGGCAGCGGGCAGTGCCGCCCTGGCCCATGAGGGTCACAGCCATGGTGACGAGGTGCCGGCTCTGCCTGCACAGACCACCCCTCGGGCCGAAGCGGCCTCGGCCACCTTCGAACTCGTGGCGGTGGCGTCCGGCAACCGGATACGATTCTATCTCGATCGGTTCAGCAGCAACGAGCCCGTGAACGGCGCCGAGATCGAGATCGAGACGCCGGACGGCCCGGCCGAGACGCGGGCCGTCGGCGACGGCGTCTACGAGATCGCGGCCCCCTGGCTCGCCGGTGGTCGACGATACGACCTGCTCGCGACCGTGACGGCCGACGGTATGACGGACGTGCTGGCCCTCGATCTGCACCTGCCCGAGCCGGAGGCGGCAGCGATGCCGGTCCAGGCCGAGGCGTCGGCCTGGCTCGCCCATCTCCGCCGTCATCTCACCCATCAGGGTCCGATCGGTGCGGCCGCCGGCGGGTTTCTGCTCGGGCTCGCCGTCATCATGCTCGTGCGCGCGCGCCGGGCGCTCCCCGCCTTCGCGGTCCTCGCTCTGACCCTCACGCTTCTCCTCGGCACGGCCGCCCTTGCCCATGAGGGACATGCTCATGAGACAGATCGGCCCGGCGAAGGGGGGGCCGCAGCGGTTGAGGGCGTGGCTCTCACCGCGCCCATGGCCGTGCCCGTCGAGCGCGCCCGGCGCCTGCCGGGCGGCGCGGTGTTCGTCCCGAAATCGACGCAGCGCCTGCTCGCTTTGCGCACCGGCCTCACCGGCATCGCCGACCATCGCCGCACCGTCGAATTGCCGGGGCGTGTCATCGCCGATCCGAATGCCAGCGGCGTGGTGCAATCATCGGTCGGCGGCCGCCTCGCCCCCCCGCCCGGCGGTTTCCCGAATCTCGGCACACGGGTCCGCAAGGGTGAGGTGCTCGCCACCGTCACGCCGCCGGTCCAGGCGGTCGATCTCTCCGACATGCGCCAGACCCAGGGCGATCTCGACCAGCAGATCGCCATCACCGGCCGCAAGGTCGCCCGCTACGAGCGCCTCGCCGCGACCGGCGCGGTGGCGCAGACCGCCTTGGAGGACGCCCGCGCCGAACTCGCCGGCCTGAAGGACCGCCGCGCCGCCCTCGACACGATTCGCCGCGCGCCCGAAGAGCTGATCGCCCCGGTGGACGGCGTCGTCGCCGAGCGGGCGGCGGTGGCGGGCCAGATGGCGGCGGCGGGCACGATGGTGTTCCGCATCGTCGATCCGGACAAGCTCTACGTCGAGGCGCTCAGCTTCGTCGGCCTGGAGCCCGGCGCCACTGCCACCGCACGGCTGCCCGATGGGCGCACGCTGGCGCTGGCATCCCGCGGCGCCGGCCTCGCCGACCGCAATCAAGCGGTGCCGGTCCAATTCGCGATCACCGGAAGCACCGAGGGTGTCCGGCTCGGTCAGTTCGTGACGGTGATGGCGCCGACCGGCGAAACCATCGGCGGATTGGCCGTGCCCCGGGCGGGGATCGTCCGAACCGAGAGTGGCGCGGTGGTCTACGAGCACGTCTCCGCCGAGCGGTTCGAGCCGCGGCCCGTGCGGGTCGAGCCGCTGGATGCCGAGCAGGTGATCGTCGCCGGCGGCCTCGGCGCCGGCCGGCGCGTCGTGGTGCAGGGCGCCGAACTGCTCGATCAGGTCCGCTAG
- a CDS encoding sigma-54 dependent transcriptional regulator, with product MSADILIVDDEADIRDLVAGILDDEGHRTRTAAGSDEALAAIESRRPHLVFLDIWLQGSRLDGLQVLDLIKAGHPDLPVVMISGHGNIETAVAAIKSGAYDFIEKPFKADRLILVAERALEASRLKREVRDLKVRSGQASRIVGGSVAVNQLRQTIERVAPTNARVMISGAPGAGKELSARTLHAASSRASGPFVVINAATITPDTMEAELFGVEGGEGRVRRVGALEEAHGGSLYIDEVADMPKETQSRILRVLVDQNFQRVGGTARVHVDVRIISSSSRDLTEEIAAGRFREDLFHRLSVVPIRIPSLAERREDVPELITFFMEQISAATGLPRRRIAEDAMAVLQSHDWPGNVRQLRNNVERLMILTQSDPEQDVTSEMLPTEIGALVPTTPTGAGGEKLMSLALREAREIFEREYLIAQIARFSGNISRTAEFIGMERSALHRKLKSLGIGP from the coding sequence GAATCACGCCGGCCCCACCTCGTTTTCCTCGATATCTGGCTCCAGGGCTCGCGCCTCGACGGGTTGCAGGTGCTCGACCTGATCAAGGCGGGCCACCCGGATCTGCCGGTGGTGATGATCTCGGGCCACGGCAATATCGAGACCGCGGTGGCGGCGATCAAATCCGGCGCCTACGACTTCATCGAGAAGCCGTTCAAGGCCGACCGCCTGATCCTCGTCGCCGAGCGGGCGCTCGAAGCCTCGCGCCTCAAGCGCGAGGTGCGCGACCTCAAGGTCCGCTCGGGCCAAGCCAGCCGCATCGTCGGCGGCTCGGTCGCGGTCAACCAGCTCCGCCAGACCATCGAACGCGTGGCGCCGACCAACGCGCGAGTGATGATCTCGGGGGCGCCGGGCGCCGGCAAGGAGCTCTCGGCGCGCACGCTGCACGCCGCCTCCTCGCGGGCGAGCGGGCCCTTCGTCGTCATCAACGCCGCGACGATCACGCCGGACACGATGGAAGCCGAGTTGTTCGGCGTCGAGGGCGGCGAGGGGCGGGTGCGGCGCGTCGGTGCGCTGGAGGAGGCGCATGGCGGCTCGCTCTACATCGACGAAGTCGCTGACATGCCGAAGGAAACGCAGAGCCGGATTCTACGCGTCCTCGTCGATCAGAATTTCCAGCGCGTCGGCGGCACGGCCCGCGTCCATGTCGATGTGCGCATCATCTCCTCCTCGTCCCGCGACCTGACGGAGGAGATCGCCGCCGGGCGCTTCCGCGAGGATCTCTTCCACCGCCTCTCGGTGGTGCCGATCCGCATTCCCTCGCTGGCCGAACGGCGTGAGGACGTGCCGGAGCTCATCACCTTCTTCATGGAGCAGATCTCGGCCGCCACCGGCCTGCCGCGGCGGCGCATCGCCGAGGACGCGATGGCGGTGCTCCAGTCGCACGACTGGCCCGGCAACGTCCGCCAGTTGCGCAACAACGTCGAGCGGCTGATGATCCTGACCCAGAGCGATCCGGAGCAGGACGTCACCTCCGAGATGCTGCCGACCGAGATCGGCGCGCTGGTGCCGACGACGCCGACGGGTGCCGGCGGCGAGAAGCTGATGAGCCTGGCCCTGCGCGAGGCCCGCGAGATCTTCGAGCGGGAATACCTCATCGCGCAGATCGCCCGCTTCTCCGGCAACATCTCCCGCACGGCCGAATTCATCGGCATGGAGCGCTCGGCCCTCCACCGGAAGCTGAAGTCGCTCGGCATCGGCCCGTAG
- a CDS encoding efflux RND transporter permease subunit translates to MFALLVRGALLNRVLVLALCLGLVLAGGLALTRLPVDVLPDLNRPTVTVMTEAEGYAPPEVEQLVTYPIETRMNGLPGVTRVRSVSSAGLSIVTVEFGWETDLYRDRQFVAERLALVRSELPAGIVPQMGPVASIMGGILLVAVTSETSSPMQVRETADFILRPRLLSIPGVAQVIPIGGEVRQFRVSPNPAAMRALGVSNDALVTALSGFGTNAGGGFADANAREILIRNIGRTLSLEDLRNLVIPTGPQGATAAADLPGTGNPAIEGRVYLRQIAEVAFAARPKRGDGGYRGEPAVILSVEKLPGVDTVRLTQAVEAALKEIAPTLPKGMDAQKILFRQADFIETSLANVERVLMEAVAVVAVVLFAFLMNARTTLISLTAIPVSILTTALVFWLLGFSINTMTLGGLAIAIGELVDDAVVDVENIFRRLRENRAEGSPRSVFDVVVAASSEVRSGIVYATAIIVLVFVPLFALSGIEGRLFAPLGQAYIVAILASLLVSVTLTPVLASWLLPGMKTLAEREPLLVRRLKAGNAALLKLALAHPRVLISGIALCVVAAGIAAAHLPRAFLPAFNEGSLTINATFRPGISLAESSRVGAIAERLVLDVPEVATVGRRTGRAELDEHAEGVHSSDLEVRLKAGRPRETVIAEIRERLAVLPVTVNVGQPISHRLDHMLSGVRAEIALKLFGDDLDSLRAAAEGIRERIAAAVPGVTDLQVERQVRIPQLDIRIDYGRAALYGVSPSTVVETIARLANGRTLSTIADGPRRFDVTLRLPEARRSPQALGDLLIETPSGWVPAREIADIRETDGPNQILRENGRRRIVVQANSDGRTDMAAIVAGIRRVLAETPLPEGVSARLEGSYEAQGEAARTIGGLSLVSLALVFALLHGRYRSVPLALIVMGNVPLALIGSVLALWMADLPLSVASMIGFVTLTGIVARNGILKISHMLNLARDEGLTLGPALVTRASLERMTPVLMTALSAGIALVPLLIDGTAPGKEILHPVAVTIFGGLMSATLLDAVLTPVLVLLFGRGAFARLHAPAGADALHAPVREAF, encoded by the coding sequence ATGTTCGCCCTTCTCGTCCGCGGCGCCCTGCTCAACCGGGTGCTGGTCCTGGCGCTCTGTCTCGGCCTGGTGCTGGCCGGCGGCCTCGCGCTCACGCGCCTGCCCGTCGATGTGCTGCCCGATCTCAACCGCCCCACCGTCACGGTGATGACGGAGGCCGAGGGCTATGCCCCGCCGGAGGTGGAGCAGCTCGTCACCTATCCCATCGAGACGCGGATGAACGGCCTGCCCGGCGTCACCCGTGTCCGCTCGGTGTCGAGTGCCGGGCTCTCCATCGTCACCGTCGAATTCGGCTGGGAGACCGACCTCTACCGCGACCGCCAGTTCGTGGCCGAACGCCTCGCCCTGGTGCGATCCGAGCTGCCGGCGGGCATCGTCCCACAGATGGGCCCGGTCGCCTCGATCATGGGCGGCATCCTGCTCGTTGCCGTCACGAGCGAGACGTCGAGCCCGATGCAGGTCCGCGAGACGGCCGACTTCATCCTGCGCCCGCGCCTGCTGTCGATTCCCGGCGTCGCACAGGTGATCCCGATCGGCGGCGAGGTGCGCCAGTTCCGCGTCAGCCCCAATCCGGCGGCGATGCGGGCGCTCGGCGTCAGCAACGACGCGCTCGTCACCGCTTTGTCCGGCTTCGGCACCAATGCCGGCGGCGGGTTTGCCGACGCCAACGCCCGCGAGATCCTGATCCGCAACATCGGCCGCACCCTGAGCCTGGAAGACTTGCGCAACCTCGTGATCCCGACGGGCCCGCAGGGTGCGACGGCGGCGGCCGACCTGCCCGGCACCGGCAACCCGGCGATCGAGGGCCGCGTCTATCTGCGCCAGATCGCCGAGGTCGCGTTCGCGGCGCGGCCCAAGCGCGGCGATGGCGGCTATCGCGGCGAGCCGGCGGTGATTCTCTCGGTCGAGAAGCTGCCCGGCGTCGATACCGTGCGCCTGACGCAGGCCGTCGAGGCGGCGCTGAAGGAGATCGCACCCACTCTACCGAAGGGCATGGACGCCCAGAAAATCCTGTTCCGGCAGGCGGACTTCATCGAGACGTCGCTCGCCAATGTCGAGCGGGTGCTGATGGAGGCGGTCGCGGTGGTGGCCGTGGTGCTGTTCGCCTTCCTGATGAACGCGCGCACGACGCTGATCTCGCTCACCGCGATTCCGGTCTCGATCCTGACCACGGCCCTGGTGTTCTGGCTCTTGGGCTTCTCGATCAACACCATGACGCTCGGCGGGCTCGCCATCGCCATCGGCGAATTGGTCGATGACGCGGTGGTCGATGTCGAGAACATCTTCCGCCGGCTGCGCGAGAACCGGGCCGAGGGCTCGCCCCGCAGCGTGTTCGACGTGGTGGTGGCCGCCTCCAGCGAGGTGCGATCCGGCATCGTTTACGCGACCGCAATCATCGTGCTCGTCTTCGTGCCGCTGTTTGCGCTCTCCGGCATTGAGGGCCGGCTCTTCGCCCCGCTCGGCCAAGCCTATATCGTCGCGATTCTGGCGAGCCTGCTGGTCTCCGTCACCCTGACGCCGGTCCTCGCCTCCTGGCTGCTGCCGGGGATGAAGACCCTGGCCGAGCGCGAACCGCTCTTGGTGCGGCGGCTCAAGGCCGGCAATGCGGCGCTGCTCAAGCTCGCGCTGGCCCATCCGCGGGTGCTGATTTCCGGCATCGCCCTCTGCGTCGTCGCGGCGGGAATCGCTGCGGCGCATCTGCCGCGCGCCTTCCTGCCGGCCTTCAACGAGGGCTCGCTCACCATCAACGCCACCTTCCGCCCCGGCATCTCCCTCGCCGAGAGCAGCCGCGTCGGCGCCATCGCCGAACGGCTGGTGCTCGACGTGCCGGAAGTCGCCACCGTCGGGCGCCGAACCGGCCGCGCCGAACTCGACGAGCATGCGGAAGGTGTCCACTCCTCCGATCTCGAAGTGCGGCTGAAAGCCGGCCGCCCCCGCGAAACGGTGATCGCCGAGATCCGCGAGCGCCTCGCGGTTCTGCCGGTGACGGTCAATGTCGGCCAGCCGATCTCGCACCGGCTCGACCATATGCTCTCGGGCGTGCGCGCCGAGATCGCCCTGAAACTGTTCGGCGACGACCTCGATAGCCTGCGCGCCGCGGCCGAAGGCATCCGCGAGCGGATCGCGGCAGCGGTGCCCGGCGTCACCGACCTTCAGGTCGAGCGGCAGGTGCGCATCCCGCAACTCGACATCCGGATCGATTACGGCCGCGCCGCGCTCTACGGCGTCTCGCCCTCGACTGTGGTCGAGACTATCGCCCGGCTCGCCAACGGACGAACGCTTTCGACCATCGCCGACGGACCGCGCCGCTTCGACGTCACCCTGCGCCTGCCCGAGGCCCGGCGCAGCCCGCAGGCGCTGGGCGACCTCCTGATCGAGACGCCGTCGGGCTGGGTGCCGGCCCGCGAGATCGCCGACATCCGCGAGACCGACGGGCCGAACCAGATCCTGCGCGAGAACGGGCGGCGGCGAATCGTGGTGCAGGCCAATTCCGACGGCCGCACCGATATGGCGGCCATCGTCGCCGGTATCCGCCGCGTGCTGGCCGAGACGCCCCTGCCCGAGGGGGTGAGTGCGCGGCTGGAGGGCAGCTACGAGGCGCAAGGGGAGGCTGCGCGCACCATCGGCGGGCTCAGCCTCGTGTCGCTCGCCCTCGTCTTCGCCCTGCTGCACGGGCGCTACCGCTCGGTGCCGCTGGCCCTGATCGTCATGGGCAACGTGCCGCTGGCCTTGATCGGCAGCGTTCTGGCACTCTGGATGGCCGACCTGCCGCTGTCGGTCGCCTCGATGATCGGGTTCGTCACGCTCACCGGCATCGTTGCCCGCAACGGCATCCTCAAGATCAGCCACATGCTGAACCTCGCCCGCGACGAAGGGCTGACCCTTGGCCCTGCCCTGGTGACCCGGGCAAGCCTGGAGCGGATGACGCCGGTGCTGATGACGGCTTTGTCGGCCGGCATCGCCCTGGTGCCGCTGCTGATCGATGGCACGGCGCCGGGCAAGGAGATCCTGCACCCCGTTGCCGTGACGATCTTCGGCGGCTTGATGAGCGCGACCCTGCTCGACGCCGTGCTCACTCCCGTTCTCGTCCTGTTGTTCGGGCGAGGTGCCTTTGCTCGGCTTCATGCTCCGGCCGGAGCCGACGCGCTGCACGCACCCGTGCGTGAAGCCTTTTGA